A section of the Bacteroidota bacterium genome encodes:
- a CDS encoding type II toxin-antitoxin system RelE/ParE family toxin — MAKRSIEWSSNAKIELFEILDFYFKRNGNKNYSIKVNKHIQSTVKLLKKFPGLGIKTSEENIRVIFEGDFSIFYEPSQKQVTIHSIWDNQRNPEQSKFKK; from the coding sequence ATGGCTAAAAGAAGTATAGAATGGTCAAGCAATGCAAAAATTGAATTGTTTGAAATTCTAGATTTTTATTTCAAAAGAAATGGGAATAAGAATTATTCCATTAAGGTTAACAAACACATACAATCCACCGTAAAGTTGTTAAAAAAATTTCCTGGACTTGGAATAAAAACCAGTGAAGAAAATATCAGAGTAATTTTTGAGGGAGACTTTTCAATATTTTATGAACCTTCACAAAAACAAGTAACCATTCATTCTATTTGGGATAATCAAAGAAATCCTGAACAAAGCAAATTCAAAAAATAA